In Shouchella patagoniensis, the following are encoded in one genomic region:
- a CDS encoding conjugal transfer protein produces MHKAETALLVPLASIETPFELIPVINFFVFMALTFLVGQIIRMGFPHAFERTFVMWLIGLPLALTILVTKIKPEGKNIYLYFWDVAKYYVQIKLPKKRFCNDREVEWMSDSTIQFKSCVKVVARKNEYIKNTNENNEEQSIVNESGRRVGVLPHQESVHSHAK; encoded by the coding sequence ATGCATAAAGCTGAAACTGCTCTGCTTGTACCTCTTGCATCAATAGAAACTCCATTTGAGTTGATCCCAGTAATCAACTTTTTTGTGTTTATGGCTTTAACCTTTCTTGTAGGGCAAATCATTCGTATGGGATTTCCTCATGCGTTTGAACGAACCTTCGTGATGTGGTTAATTGGCTTACCACTAGCGCTGACAATTCTGGTGACGAAAATTAAACCTGAAGGCAAAAACATTTATTTATACTTTTGGGATGTAGCCAAATACTACGTCCAAATTAAACTCCCAAAAAAACGCTTTTGTAATGATCGAGAGGTTGAATGGATGAGTGATTCAACGATTCAATTTAAATCCTGTGTAAAGGTGGTGGCAAGAAAAAATGAGTACATTAAAAACACCAATGAAAACAATGAGGAACAATCTATTGTTAACGAGAGCGGGCGACGTGTGGGCGTATTACCGCATCAAGAGTCAGTCCATTCTCATGCAAAATAA
- a CDS encoding ATP-binding protein has translation MQNKKVVNSYKRNWKAFFEELTTYKDFHLMMYPQEYRLEERFADLEQDLAEDAKQMAEYYTEETVRLLNQRLGKVTKNDFILGVKLKQSLVNSDAELKENMMSMFSTATDTIVNLLGWEQSVSTSFFQQYEEAEEATASLLAMVNGIRLTEDELIYVNRYNFLRGLDHQVGEEIENASVDAITNTLIDPTSSGVLKLTSDGSEGYMSFVVIDEFRHNMAESELFYEAQTLTFPVEIEMKVQVESKSKTKMDLNLKKQQLKESTLEQNRVGDQEDSSVSASAYLVRHLQDEIKKDDVDMLNWLAVIVVQGDTKKECKNRAKLVTRHMKSAGITCRIPVADQLPLFYKFLPGERLDVTNRNWLQKTTQDGLAEGLFGVSADVGSKIGFFIGWIDPFVKHADLQGAISASRFPVLYHMFLANQQLKGSKTRSPHVLITGDTGTGKSFLAKLLFIYVSMLNVKSLYIDPKKELRKWIEKVKQNPRVQQEYPLFTQHLEKFHFTTLDATDEDNWGALDPVVFLPPMQAKEMVQVIFAQVYDFKGKDDVHTAFLRAITNVLEQKQNGEQVGSLTIIEQMRNHEDSAVQKAGDFLYEVVADSIMKLCVHDGSNQALSLNKRTSIVEIENLDLPEATDPIESYTNSQLKSSAVMFALGKFCELFGMNKEERTMEFMDEAWVITSSQQGRKVEKQMRRVGRSYNNALVFISQSTKDALREEESGNFGVAFAFDEPTERKEVLKWMNMEPSEENEDMMENMFQGQCLFKDYYGRTAKMSIECLFDEWYGALETVETSSVATAEEKYL, from the coding sequence ATGCAAAATAAAAAAGTGGTGAACAGCTATAAACGGAACTGGAAAGCTTTCTTTGAAGAATTAACAACGTATAAAGACTTCCATTTGATGATGTACCCACAGGAATATCGATTGGAAGAACGCTTTGCCGACTTGGAACAGGACTTGGCAGAAGACGCAAAACAAATGGCGGAATACTATACAGAAGAAACGGTGCGCTTGCTCAATCAACGCTTAGGCAAAGTGACAAAAAATGATTTTATTTTAGGAGTGAAGTTAAAGCAGAGTCTAGTGAACAGTGATGCTGAACTAAAGGAAAACATGATGTCGATGTTTTCAACGGCGACAGATACAATCGTAAATCTCTTAGGGTGGGAACAAAGCGTTTCCACCTCTTTCTTTCAACAATATGAAGAGGCAGAGGAGGCAACAGCAAGTTTACTGGCAATGGTCAATGGGATTCGTTTAACAGAAGACGAATTGATTTATGTGAATCGCTATAACTTTTTACGAGGCTTAGATCATCAAGTAGGGGAAGAAATTGAAAATGCGTCCGTTGACGCGATTACGAATACGTTAATTGATCCAACCTCTTCTGGTGTGTTGAAGCTTACAAGCGATGGATCAGAAGGGTACATGTCATTTGTTGTGATTGATGAATTTCGCCACAATATGGCTGAGAGTGAACTGTTTTATGAGGCACAAACACTGACTTTTCCAGTAGAAATTGAGATGAAAGTTCAGGTTGAAAGCAAATCAAAAACGAAAATGGATTTAAATTTAAAAAAGCAGCAGTTAAAAGAGTCAACGTTGGAACAAAACCGTGTTGGTGATCAAGAGGATTCTTCGGTGAGTGCGAGTGCGTATTTAGTCAGGCACTTGCAAGATGAAATTAAAAAAGATGATGTGGATATGTTGAACTGGTTAGCGGTGATTGTGGTACAAGGCGATACAAAAAAAGAATGCAAAAATCGAGCAAAGCTTGTCACACGACATATGAAATCAGCAGGGATAACATGCCGAATCCCAGTCGCTGACCAATTGCCTCTGTTCTATAAATTTCTACCTGGGGAACGTTTAGATGTGACAAACCGAAATTGGCTACAAAAAACCACTCAAGATGGCTTAGCTGAAGGACTTTTTGGCGTATCGGCAGATGTTGGTTCAAAAATTGGCTTCTTTATTGGTTGGATTGATCCATTTGTGAAGCATGCCGATTTACAAGGGGCGATATCAGCGAGTCGTTTCCCTGTTTTGTATCACATGTTCTTAGCCAACCAACAGCTAAAAGGGTCAAAGACACGCTCGCCCCATGTTCTAATTACGGGGGATACCGGCACAGGCAAATCATTTTTAGCGAAGCTCTTGTTTATCTATGTCAGCATGCTAAATGTAAAATCCTTGTACATTGACCCAAAGAAGGAATTGCGTAAGTGGATTGAAAAGGTGAAGCAAAACCCAAGGGTACAACAAGAGTACCCGCTATTTACACAGCATCTCGAAAAATTTCATTTTACAACGCTTGATGCAACGGATGAAGACAATTGGGGGGCGCTTGATCCAGTCGTGTTTCTGCCACCGATGCAAGCAAAGGAAATGGTGCAAGTGATTTTCGCACAAGTGTATGACTTTAAAGGTAAAGACGATGTTCATACTGCTTTTTTACGTGCAATCACCAATGTATTGGAACAAAAGCAAAACGGGGAGCAAGTAGGTTCACTAACAATCATTGAACAAATGCGAAACCATGAAGATTCCGCAGTCCAAAAGGCTGGGGATTTTTTGTATGAGGTTGTAGCGGATTCCATTATGAAATTATGTGTCCATGATGGTTCCAATCAGGCGCTTTCTTTAAACAAGCGTACTAGCATTGTCGAAATTGAAAACCTCGATTTACCAGAAGCGACTGATCCGATTGAGAGTTATACAAATTCCCAACTAAAATCAAGTGCCGTCATGTTTGCACTTGGGAAATTTTGTGAGCTATTTGGCATGAACAAGGAAGAACGCACAATGGAATTTATGGATGAAGCATGGGTGATCACATCCAGCCAACAAGGGAGAAAAGTTGAAAAACAAATGCGTCGCGTAGGGCGCAGCTACAACAATGCCCTTGTTTTCATTTCACAAAGTACGAAAGATGCATTGCGTGAAGAAGAGTCAGGGAACTTCGGTGTAGCGTTTGCGTTTGATGAACCGACAGAACGAAAAGAAGTGCTCAAATGGATGAATATGGAGCCAAGCGAAGAGAACGAAGACATGATGGAAAACATGTTTCAAGGTCAGTGTCTTTTTAAAGATTATTATGGCCGAACAGCGAAAATGAGCATTGAGTGTCTGTTTGATGAATGGTATGGCGCGTTAGAAACGGTCGAAACATCTTCAGTGGCAACGGCGGAAGAAAAGTATTTGTAG
- a CDS encoding STIV orfB116 family protein — MKLAILNSLVITNQGVYKAEKITLMEARKMMFAHETNYESYAGHASSSFFLEELLGFPVSVNRIRFRQEKYQQALCFKLYDRYMEYKKLTEKELQSVNYDFFLLTRMD; from the coding sequence ATGAAGTTAGCGATTTTAAATTCACTTGTGATTACGAACCAAGGTGTGTACAAAGCAGAAAAGATTACATTAATGGAAGCACGGAAAATGATGTTTGCCCATGAAACCAACTATGAAAGCTATGCTGGTCATGCATCCTCATCATTTTTTTTAGAAGAGCTTCTTGGCTTTCCTGTTTCGGTTAATCGCATTCGATTCAGGCAAGAAAAATACCAGCAAGCCCTTTGTTTTAAGCTATATGATCGCTACATGGAATACAAGAAGCTGACAGAAAAAGAACTACAAAGCGTGAATTATGATTTCTTTCTCTTAACGAGAATGGACTAG